One Pseudomonas sp. C27(2019) DNA window includes the following coding sequences:
- the purL gene encoding phosphoribosylformylglycinamidine synthase, whose product MLILRGAPALSAFRHEKLFEQLCQKVPSVSGLYAEFAHFIEVSAALSSEEGQVLSRLLKYGPSVPSQEPSGRLFLVVPRFGTISPWSSKATDIAKNCGLEKVQRIERGMAYYITGDYSDADAQLIAAALHDRMTQLVLGTMEEASALFSHAQPRPLAVIDVLQGGIESLEKANIELGLALAEDEIEYLDNSFKKLGRNPHDIELMMFAQANSEHCRHKIFNASWDVDGQAQEKSLFAMIKNTFAMNSEGVLSAYKDNASVIEGFTAGRFFPDPVSGEYAAHQEPIHILMKVETHNHPTAIAPFPGASTGSGGEIRDEGATGRGSKPKAGLTGFTVSNLNIPGYIQPWEVPYGKPERIVDALDIMIEGPLGGAAFNNEFGRPAITGYFRTFEQAIDTPRGEEVRGYHKPIMLAGGLGNIRAEHVQKDDIAVGSKLIVLGGPAMLIGLGGGAASSMATGASSADLDFASVQRENPEMERRCQEVIDRCWQLGDDNPISFIHDVGAGGLSNAFPELVNDAGRGGIFNLRNIPNDEPGMSPLEIWCNESQERYVMAVKPENLERFAAICERERCPFAVVGEATEERHLIVADSHFDNTPVDMPLDVLLGKPPRMHRSVTREEEMTDNFADAQYSLKEAVERILRHPAVGSKSFLITIGDRSVTGLVARDQFVGPWQVPVADCAVTASSFDAYVGEAMAMGERTPLAVLDAPASGRMAVGEAVTNLAAARINKISDIRLSANWMAATGHPGEDARLYDTVQAVGMELCPALGITIPVGKDSMSMKTNWQDEGADKSVISPLSLVITGFAPVPDIRQTLTPQLRLDKGDSALVLIDLGRGQNRLGVSIFAQVYSQVGQQTPDVDSPEDLKAFFATIQSLNAQQRLLAYHDRSDGGLLTTVLEMAFAGRCGLDINLDALNIAAEQVNAALLNEELGAVVQVLNSDLEAVVDAFAQAGLAECVSVIGRPLAGGTVKVSLAGQNVFSGERRLLQRMWTETSYQVQRLRDNADCADQEFETLLDQDDPGLSAKLTYDIDLDISAPYIKKGLRPRVAVLREQGVNGHVEMAAAFDRAGFAAVDVHMSDVLEGRIDLETFKGLVACGGFSYGDVLGAGEGWAKSILFHNRARDAFAQFFNRDDSFTLGVCNGCQMLSNLNELIPGSEFWPRFVRNQSEQFDARVAMVEVQESASIFLQGMAGSRMPVAVAHGEGRAEYSSPEALLESDISGCVSLRYVDNYGKVTERYPANPNGSAKGITGLTNRDGRVTIMMPHPERLFRAVQNSWHPDEWQDDGAWLRMFRNARVWVD is encoded by the coding sequence ATGCTGATCTTGCGCGGCGCTCCTGCCCTTTCTGCTTTTCGCCACGAGAAACTTTTTGAACAGTTATGCCAAAAAGTCCCCTCTGTCAGCGGTTTGTACGCTGAGTTTGCTCATTTCATTGAGGTTTCAGCTGCATTAAGCAGTGAAGAAGGCCAAGTCCTTAGTCGTTTGCTCAAGTATGGCCCAAGTGTGCCTAGCCAAGAGCCTAGCGGACGCCTGTTTTTAGTGGTGCCGCGTTTTGGCACAATCTCACCATGGTCCAGTAAAGCAACGGATATTGCCAAAAACTGTGGACTTGAAAAAGTACAGCGCATTGAGCGCGGCATGGCCTATTACATCACCGGTGATTACAGTGATGCTGATGCGCAGTTAATTGCTGCTGCGTTGCACGATCGCATGACCCAGTTGGTGTTGGGCACAATGGAAGAGGCATCAGCGTTATTCAGTCATGCACAGCCGCGTCCGTTAGCGGTAATTGATGTTTTGCAGGGTGGTATCGAGAGCCTAGAAAAAGCCAATATTGAGCTTGGTTTGGCACTGGCTGAAGATGAAATCGAATACCTCGATAACAGCTTTAAAAAGTTAGGTCGCAATCCGCATGACATTGAATTGATGATGTTTGCTCAGGCTAACTCTGAGCATTGCCGGCATAAAATTTTTAACGCCAGCTGGGATGTTGATGGCCAGGCGCAAGAAAAGTCCTTGTTTGCGATGATCAAGAACACCTTTGCGATGAACAGTGAAGGCGTGTTGTCAGCTTATAAAGATAACGCTTCAGTGATTGAAGGCTTTACTGCAGGACGTTTCTTTCCCGACCCTGTCAGCGGCGAGTATGCTGCGCATCAAGAACCCATTCATATCTTGATGAAAGTTGAAACCCACAACCACCCGACCGCGATTGCTCCTTTCCCAGGCGCTTCTACTGGTTCTGGTGGTGAGATTCGTGATGAGGGTGCGACCGGTCGAGGTTCCAAGCCAAAAGCAGGCTTAACGGGTTTCACTGTGTCTAACCTCAATATTCCAGGCTACATTCAGCCTTGGGAAGTGCCCTACGGTAAGCCAGAGCGCATTGTTGATGCACTGGACATCATGATTGAAGGCCCATTGGGTGGTGCGGCGTTTAATAATGAATTTGGCCGCCCAGCAATTACTGGTTACTTCCGTACTTTTGAGCAGGCGATTGACACCCCGCGCGGTGAAGAAGTGCGCGGCTACCACAAGCCGATTATGCTGGCCGGTGGTTTGGGTAATATCCGTGCTGAACATGTACAAAAAGACGATATTGCGGTTGGCAGTAAGTTGATTGTGCTTGGCGGTCCAGCCATGTTGATTGGTTTGGGCGGTGGTGCAGCTTCATCTATGGCCACTGGCGCCTCATCAGCTGATTTAGACTTTGCTTCGGTGCAGCGCGAAAACCCAGAAATGGAGCGCCGTTGCCAAGAAGTGATCGACCGTTGCTGGCAGTTAGGCGACGATAATCCGATTAGCTTTATCCATGACGTCGGTGCTGGCGGTTTATCCAATGCCTTCCCTGAACTGGTGAATGATGCAGGGCGTGGCGGTATCTTTAACTTGCGTAATATTCCCAATGACGAGCCGGGCATGAGCCCATTGGAAATTTGGTGCAATGAGTCGCAAGAGCGCTATGTGATGGCGGTTAAGCCAGAAAATCTTGAGCGTTTTGCTGCTATTTGTGAGCGTGAGCGTTGCCCTTTTGCGGTTGTTGGGGAAGCCACTGAAGAGCGTCATCTGATTGTTGCTGACAGTCACTTTGATAACACACCTGTGGATATGCCGCTGGATGTATTGCTGGGCAAGCCACCGCGCATGCACCGCAGTGTCACCCGTGAAGAAGAGATGACGGACAACTTTGCCGATGCGCAGTACAGCCTCAAAGAGGCCGTTGAGCGCATTTTGCGCCACCCTGCGGTAGGCAGCAAAAGTTTCTTAATCACCATCGGTGATCGCAGCGTCACAGGTTTAGTGGCGCGTGATCAGTTTGTCGGTCCATGGCAAGTGCCCGTGGCGGATTGCGCAGTCACTGCGAGTAGCTTTGACGCCTATGTCGGCGAAGCGATGGCGATGGGTGAGCGCACGCCGTTAGCGGTCTTGGACGCGCCAGCCTCGGGCCGCATGGCAGTGGGAGAGGCAGTAACCAACCTTGCGGCTGCACGCATTAATAAAATTTCTGATATTCGCTTATCGGCAAACTGGATGGCCGCAACCGGTCACCCAGGTGAAGATGCACGTTTGTATGACACCGTGCAAGCGGTAGGTATGGAGCTGTGTCCTGCGCTGGGAATTACCATTCCCGTGGGCAAGGACTCAATGTCGATGAAAACCAACTGGCAGGACGAGGGCGCTGATAAGTCAGTGATTTCACCGCTGTCGCTGGTGATTACCGGTTTTGCTCCAGTGCCAGATATTCGTCAAACGCTCACTCCGCAACTGCGCCTTGATAAAGGTGACAGCGCGTTAGTGTTGATTGATTTAGGCCGTGGTCAAAACCGTTTGGGCGTCTCTATTTTTGCTCAGGTGTACAGTCAAGTCGGTCAGCAAACGCCCGATGTCGACAGCCCTGAAGACTTAAAAGCCTTCTTTGCGACAATTCAAAGCCTGAATGCGCAGCAGCGTTTATTGGCGTATCACGACCGCTCTGATGGTGGTTTACTTACCACTGTTTTGGAAATGGCCTTTGCTGGGCGTTGTGGTTTAGATATCAATCTTGATGCTTTGAATATTGCTGCTGAGCAAGTCAATGCAGCCTTACTCAACGAAGAGTTGGGTGCAGTGGTGCAGGTGCTTAACAGTGATCTTGAGGCTGTGGTTGACGCATTTGCGCAGGCAGGTTTGGCTGAGTGCGTCAGTGTGATTGGTCGTCCGTTGGCCGGTGGAACGGTGAAAGTCAGCTTGGCTGGTCAAAACGTGTTTAGCGGTGAGCGCCGTTTGTTGCAGCGCATGTGGACGGAAACCAGCTATCAAGTACAACGCCTGCGCGATAACGCAGACTGCGCTGATCAAGAGTTTGAAACATTGCTTGATCAAGACGATCCAGGTCTGTCTGCGAAGCTGACGTACGATATTGATTTAGATATCAGTGCGCCCTACATCAAAAAAGGCTTGCGTCCGCGTGTTGCTGTACTGCGCGAGCAGGGCGTTAATGGTCACGTGGAAATGGCTGCTGCCTTTGACCGCGCAGGTTTCGCTGCGGTTGATGTGCATATGAGTGATGTGTTGGAAGGGCGGATTGATCTAGAAACCTTTAAAGGTCTCGTGGCCTGTGGTGGTTTCTCTTACGGTGATGTCTTGGGTGCGGGCGAAGGCTGGGCTAAATCCATTCTGTTCCACAACCGTGCACGAGATGCCTTTGCGCAGTTCTTTAACCGTGATGACAGCTTCACCCTAGGCGTGTGCAATGGTTGTCAGATGCTGTCTAATCTTAATGAGCTGATTCCAGGCTCTGAGTTCTGGCCGCGTTTTGTGCGTAACCAGTCCGAGCAGTTTGATGCGCGGGTGGCAATGGTAGAAGTGCAAGAGTCTGCTTCGATCTTCTTGCAGGGCATGGCCGGTTCACGCATGCCTGTAGCGGTTGCTCATGGTGAGGGGCGTGCTGAGTACAGCAGTCCTGAAGCGTTGCTTGAGTCTGATATCTCAGGCTGTGTCAGTCTGCGCTATGTGGATAACTACGGCAAAGTCACAGAACGCTACCCAGCGAATCCGAACGGTTCGGCCAAGGGTATTACCGGCTTAACCAACCGTGATGGTCGCGTGACGATTATGATGCCACACCCTGAGCGTTTATTCCGTGCAGTACAAAACTCTTGGCATCCTGATGAGTGGCAAGATGATGGCGCATGGTTGCGTATGTTCCGTAATGCGCGAGTATGGGTTGATTAA